A DNA window from Legionella adelaidensis contains the following coding sequences:
- a CDS encoding PHP domain-containing protein — MIDLHCHSHFSDGELHPNDLYLKARQNGVKTLALTDHDTVDGVRLLQKAATDNTIQIISGIEFSTRWKKHDIHIVGLNIDINSAALNTLINRQKESRLQRAIHIAERVEAIGIKDALEKAKAISGHEGIGRPHFAKVFVNEGLARDMQDAFKRYLGRGRKAYVHTPWISIEEAVEGILQAGGAAVLAHPLKYSLTRTKLNELIQAFKMAGGTAIEVISGAMKTDQIKDMCALCNRFNLLASTGSDFHGEKLSPVSLGQQPLLPLNCNPVWQNWNNEKEGSSQREI, encoded by the coding sequence ATGATTGATCTGCATTGTCATAGTCATTTCTCCGATGGGGAATTACACCCTAATGATTTGTATTTGAAGGCTAGGCAAAATGGTGTGAAAACACTTGCATTAACTGACCATGATACCGTTGATGGAGTACGGTTATTACAAAAAGCTGCTACAGACAATACTATTCAAATTATAAGTGGGATTGAGTTTAGTACCCGTTGGAAAAAACATGATATTCATATTGTTGGTTTAAATATTGATATCAACAGTGCTGCGTTAAACACTTTAATTAATCGGCAAAAAGAATCCCGCTTGCAACGCGCTATTCATATTGCTGAGCGGGTCGAAGCAATAGGTATAAAAGATGCTTTAGAAAAAGCCAAAGCTATCTCAGGTCATGAGGGGATTGGGAGGCCTCATTTTGCTAAAGTATTTGTAAATGAAGGATTGGCAAGGGACATGCAAGATGCATTTAAACGCTATTTAGGACGAGGGCGAAAAGCATACGTCCATACTCCCTGGATTAGTATTGAAGAAGCGGTTGAAGGGATTTTACAGGCTGGAGGGGCCGCGGTTTTGGCGCATCCCTTAAAATATTCGTTGACCCGTACAAAACTAAATGAGTTAATACAGGCATTTAAAATGGCGGGTGGCACTGCAATTGAAGTCATTTCTGGCGCTATGAAAACAGATCAGATTAAAGATATGTGCGCACTTTGTAATCGCTTTAATTTATTGGCTTCAACAGGCTCTGATTTTCATGGAGAAAAATTATCCCCCGTCTCGCTTGGCCAACAACCACTTTTACCGTTAAACTGTAATCCGGTTTGGCAAAATTGGAATAATGAAAAAGAAGGTAGCTCCCAGAGGGAAATATGA
- a CDS encoding L-threonylcarbamoyladenylate synthase: MSQFFAIHPDNPQARLLRQAASIIEDGGILVYPTDSGYALGCALGNKAALERIRRLRQLDKNHNMTLVCRDLSQLGTYARVNNSIFRLLKAFTPGSYTFILNATSEVPRLMLHPKRKTLGLRVPENTITLSLLECLEAPLMSTTLILPGAKAPLSEPESIRDILGDQVDLIIDGGNCGQEPTTVVDLTGEYPVIIREGKGDPEPFR; this comes from the coding sequence ATGAGTCAGTTTTTTGCTATCCATCCGGATAACCCACAAGCACGTTTATTACGCCAGGCAGCTTCTATAATTGAGGACGGTGGAATTCTCGTATACCCAACGGATTCAGGATATGCATTAGGTTGTGCGTTAGGAAATAAAGCAGCCCTTGAAAGAATCCGAAGGTTACGGCAATTAGATAAAAATCATAATATGACTTTAGTTTGCAGGGATTTATCGCAATTAGGGACGTATGCCAGAGTTAATAACTCCATTTTTCGTTTATTAAAAGCATTTACCCCGGGTTCTTACACTTTTATTTTGAATGCTACGAGCGAAGTGCCTCGTCTTATGCTGCACCCTAAGAGAAAAACTTTAGGGTTACGGGTACCTGAAAATACTATAACTTTATCATTACTAGAATGCTTAGAAGCTCCATTAATGAGCACAACTTTAATTTTACCTGGAGCAAAAGCTCCTTTAAGCGAACCGGAATCTATAAGAGATATACTGGGTGATCAAGTGGATTTAATTATCGATGGAGGTAATTGTGGACAAGAGCCTACCACTGTAGTTGATTTGACCGGAGAATATCCGGTTATCATACGTGAGGGAAAAGGAGATCCGGAGCCTTTTCGTTAA